A single Perca flavescens isolate YP-PL-M2 chromosome 2, PFLA_1.0, whole genome shotgun sequence DNA region contains:
- the cwc25 gene encoding pre-mRNA-splicing factor CWC25 homolog — MGGGDLNLKKSWHPQTMKNIERVWKAEQKHEAECKKIEELQKELKDERAREEITRFAQESGSIKKKDDRLDWMYQGPAGQVSRDEYLLGRSIDKQITDQYEEPESGPSAETGLLPGSIFNPTTPASNLDLAAKIREDPLFEIRKREEEKKREVLSNPVKMKKIKEMLRQNLDKRDKKKKRKKEKKEKQRKEDKERRKEKKHKRRSSSSGSDEEDEKKHRLHSRDESSADTKSRSHHLPGYGLLLPPGRHHQPSAPSNHSGRRERSRSRSPPRNNRDSQLNSSSSHRGDRKVEPRASSLQTARNHRPRHPVSKKLSAEELERKRREMMDQAKQREEDRENNVRRYKKQDEQEKQREQNAKHDRHAGFIHNMKLESAASSSVEDRVKRNIHSIQRTAASLDNFMKR; from the exons ATGGGGGGCGGCGATCTG AACTTGAAAAAGAGCTGGCATCCCCAGACTATGAAAAATATTGAGCGTGTTTGGAAAGCTGAACAGAAACATGAGGCTGAATGCAAGAAGATTGAGGAGCTCCAGAAAGAACTGAAAGACGAACGAGCCCGAGAAGAAATAACAAGATTTGCACAGGAATCTGGCTCCATCAA AAAGAAGGATGATCGCCTGGACTGGATGTACCAGGGCCCTGCTGGTCAGGTGTCCAGAGATGAGTATCTGCTGGGACGCTCCATTGACAAGCAGATCACCGACCAATACGAGGAGCCAGAGAGCGGTCCGTCAGCGGAGACTGGCCTGCTGCCGGGGTCCATTTTCAACCCCACCACTCCTGCCTCCAACCTGGACCTGGCTGCCAAGATCAGGGAAGATCCCCTGTTTGAAATCAGG aaacgcgaggaagaaaagaagagagaagtcTTAAGTAATCCAGTGAAGATGAAGAAAATTAAAGAAATG CTGCGCCAGAATCTTGACAAGagagacaagaagaagaagaggaagaaggaaaagaaggagaagcagaggaaagaagacaaagaaagaagaaaggagaaGAAGCACAAGAGAAGGAGTTCAAGTTCCGGCTCAGACGAGGAAGACGAGAAAAAACACCG GTTACATTCACGAGATGAATCTTCAGCAGACACCAAATCTCGTTCCCATCATCTTCCAGGCTACGGCCTACTG CTCCCCCCTGGCAGACATCACCAGCCCTCCGCTCCCTCCAATCACTCAGGGCGCCGCGAGAGGAGCCGCTCCCGATCACCTCCCAGGAACAACAGGGACAGCCAGCTCAACTCTTCCTCCTCACACAGAGGCGACAGGAAGGTTGAGCCCAGAGCTTCCAGTCTACAGACAGCGCGCAACCACAGACCGAGGCACCCTGTGTCCAA GAAGCTCTCTGCAGAGGAGCTGGAGCGCAAGAGGCGGGAGATGATGGACCAGGCCAAGCAGAGGGAGGAGGACCGGGAGAACAACGTGAGGAGATACAAGAAGCAGGACGAGCAGGAAAAGCAGCGGGAACAAAATGCCAAGCATGACCGCCACGCTGGCTTCATTCA TAACATGAAGCTGGAGAGTGCTGCCAGCTCTTCGGTAGAGGACCGGGTGAAGAGGAACATCCACTCCATTCAGAGGACTGCAGCCTCCCTGGACAATTTCATGAAGAGATGA
- the psmb3 gene encoding proteasome subunit beta type-3 produces the protein MSIMSYNGGAVMAMRGKNCVAIAADRRFGIQAQMVTTDFQKIFPMGDKLYIGLAGLATDVQTVSQRLKFRLNLYELKEGRQIKPKTFMSMVSNLLYERRFGPYYIEPVIAGLDPKTSEPFICSLDLIGCPMVTEDFVVSGTCSEQMYGMCESLWEPDMEPEDLFETISQAMLNAVDRDAVSGMGVVVHVIEKDKITTRTLKARMD, from the exons ATG TCTATTATGTCCTATAATGGAGGGGCCGTCATGGCCATGCGGGGGAAGAACTGTGTGGCGATAGCAGCAGACCGGAGATTTGGCATTCAGGCTCAGATGGTCACCACAGATTTCCAGAAGATCTTCCCCATGGGAGATAAGCTTTACATCGGGCTGGCTGGACTGGCCACTGATGTTCagacagt ATCCCAGAGGCTTAAATTCCGACTGAACCTGTATGAGCTAAAGGAGGGTCGCCAGATCAAGCCCAAGACCTTCATGAGCATGGTGTCCAACCTGTTGTATGAAAGGAG GTTTGGGCCATACTACATCGAGCCGGTGATTGCCGGGCTAGATCCCAAAACCTCAGAGCCATTTATCTGCTCCttggatctgattggctgccccATGGTGACAGAAGACTTTGTTGTGAGCGGCACCTGCTCAGAGCAGATGTACGGCATGTGTGAATCTTTGTGGGAGCCAGACATG GAACCCGAGGACCTGTTTGAGACAATCTCCCAGGCCATGCTGAATGCAGTTGATAGAGATGCAGTGTCCGGTATGGGAGTCGTTGTACATGTCAT CGAGAAAGACAAGATCACCACACGGACCCTTAAAGCCAGGATGGACTAG
- the LOC114564653 gene encoding phosphatidylinositol 5-phosphate 4-kinase type-2 beta isoform X1 translates to MSSNCTSAAPVSASKTKTKKKHFIGQKVKLFRASEPILSVLMWGVNHTINELSNVPVPVMLMPDDFKAYSKIKVDNHLFNKENLPSRFKFKEYCPMVFRNLRERFCIDDQDYQNSLTRSAPLNSDSQGRFGNRFLSSYDHHFVIKTVSSEDIAEMHNILKKYHQFIVECHGNTLLPQFLGMYRLTVDGVETYMVVTRNVFSHRLTVHRKYDLKGSTVSREASDKEKAKELPTFKDNDFLNEGQKLQIGDDNKKYFLEKLKRDVEFLATLKIMDYSLLVGIHDVDRAEQEEMDVEGVGEEEEYDNDGMGGGVLTGSFGTPPDSPGNPLNCGGFFGPGEFDPSVDVYAIKSHDCAVKKEVYFMAIIDILTHYDAKKKAAHAAKTVKHGAGAEISTVNPEQYSKRFYEFMSNILS, encoded by the exons ATGTCATCCAACTGCACCAGCGCTGCGCCTGTCAGCGCTAGCAAAACCAAGACGAAAAAGAAGCATTTTATAGGACAGAAAGTGAAATTATTCCGTGCAAGTGAGCCCATTCTCAGCGTTTTAATGTGGGGTGTCAACCATACG ATTAACGAGTTAAGTAATGTGCCTGTACCAGTTATGCTGATGCCAGATGACTTTAAAGCCTACAGTAAGATCAAAGTGGACAACCACCTATTTAACAA AGAAAACCTGCCTAGTCGCTTTAAGTTCAAGGAGTACTGTCCCATGGTGTTCAGAAACCTGAGGGAGAGGTTCTGCATCGATGACCAGGACTACCAG AACTCTCTGACGAGGAGCGCCCCACTCAATAGCGACTCCCAAGGTCGCTTCGGCAACCGCTTCCTGTCCAGCTATGACCACCACTTTGTAATTAAAACCGTGTCCAGTGAGGACATCGCTGAGATGCACAACATCCTAAAGAAGTATCACCAG TTTATAGTGGAGTGTCATGGCAACACGCTGCTCCCTCAGTTCCTGGGCATGTACAGGCTAACGGTGGACGGGGTGGAGACGTACATGGTGGTGACCCGGAATGTATTCAGCCATCGCCTCACTGTACACCGCAAATATGACCTGAAG GGTTCTACGGTCTCGAGGGAAGCCAGCGACAAGGAGAAG GCTAAAGAACTCCCCACTTTTAAAGACAATGACTTCCTGAATGAAGGCCAGAAGCTGCAGATAGGAGATGACAACAAGAAGTACTTTTTGGAGAAGCTAAAGCGGGACGTTGAG ttccTGGCAACCCTAAAGATCATGGACTACAGTCTCCTGGTGGGGATCCATGACGTGGACCGGGCCGAGCAGGAGGAGATGGACGTGGAGGGcgtgggggaggaggaggagtatgACAACGACGGAATGGGTGGAGGCGTGCTCACCGGCTCGTTCGGCACGCCCCCCGACAGCCCCGGAAACCCTCTCAACTGCGGGGGATTCTTCGGCCCTGGGGAGTTTGACCCCTCTGTGGACGTTTACGCAATCAAGAGCCACGACT GTGCTGTGAAGAAGGAAGTGTACTTCATGGCTATCATCGACATCCTCACGCACTATGATGCTAAGAAAAAAGCTGCACATGCTGCCAAAACTGTGAAACACGGG GCGGGGGCCGAGATCTCGACGGTGAACCCGGAGCAGTACTCCAAACGGTTCTACGAGTTCATGTCCAACATCTTATCATAG
- the LOC114564653 gene encoding phosphatidylinositol 5-phosphate 4-kinase type-2 beta isoform X3 has protein sequence MLMPDDFKAYSKIKVDNHLFNKENLPSRFKFKEYCPMVFRNLRERFCIDDQDYQNSLTRSAPLNSDSQGRFGNRFLSSYDHHFVIKTVSSEDIAEMHNILKKYHQFIVECHGNTLLPQFLGMYRLTVDGVETYMVVTRNVFSHRLTVHRKYDLKGSTVSREASDKEKAKELPTFKDNDFLNEGQKLQIGDDNKKYFLEKLKRDVEFLATLKIMDYSLLVGIHDVDRAEQEEMDVEGVGEEEEYDNDGMGGGVLTGSFGTPPDSPGNPLNCGGFFGPGEFDPSVDVYAIKSHDCAVKKEVYFMAIIDILTHYDAKKKAAHAAKTVKHGAGAEISTVNPEQYSKRFYEFMSNILS, from the exons ATGCTGATGCCAGATGACTTTAAAGCCTACAGTAAGATCAAAGTGGACAACCACCTATTTAACAA AGAAAACCTGCCTAGTCGCTTTAAGTTCAAGGAGTACTGTCCCATGGTGTTCAGAAACCTGAGGGAGAGGTTCTGCATCGATGACCAGGACTACCAG AACTCTCTGACGAGGAGCGCCCCACTCAATAGCGACTCCCAAGGTCGCTTCGGCAACCGCTTCCTGTCCAGCTATGACCACCACTTTGTAATTAAAACCGTGTCCAGTGAGGACATCGCTGAGATGCACAACATCCTAAAGAAGTATCACCAG TTTATAGTGGAGTGTCATGGCAACACGCTGCTCCCTCAGTTCCTGGGCATGTACAGGCTAACGGTGGACGGGGTGGAGACGTACATGGTGGTGACCCGGAATGTATTCAGCCATCGCCTCACTGTACACCGCAAATATGACCTGAAG GGTTCTACGGTCTCGAGGGAAGCCAGCGACAAGGAGAAG GCTAAAGAACTCCCCACTTTTAAAGACAATGACTTCCTGAATGAAGGCCAGAAGCTGCAGATAGGAGATGACAACAAGAAGTACTTTTTGGAGAAGCTAAAGCGGGACGTTGAG ttccTGGCAACCCTAAAGATCATGGACTACAGTCTCCTGGTGGGGATCCATGACGTGGACCGGGCCGAGCAGGAGGAGATGGACGTGGAGGGcgtgggggaggaggaggagtatgACAACGACGGAATGGGTGGAGGCGTGCTCACCGGCTCGTTCGGCACGCCCCCCGACAGCCCCGGAAACCCTCTCAACTGCGGGGGATTCTTCGGCCCTGGGGAGTTTGACCCCTCTGTGGACGTTTACGCAATCAAGAGCCACGACT GTGCTGTGAAGAAGGAAGTGTACTTCATGGCTATCATCGACATCCTCACGCACTATGATGCTAAGAAAAAAGCTGCACATGCTGCCAAAACTGTGAAACACGGG GCGGGGGCCGAGATCTCGACGGTGAACCCGGAGCAGTACTCCAAACGGTTCTACGAGTTCATGTCCAACATCTTATCATAG
- the LOC114564653 gene encoding phosphatidylinositol 5-phosphate 4-kinase type-2 beta isoform X2, translating to MEKELIQAHFKRSQLTPLRSHHCTHKINELSNVPVPVMLMPDDFKAYSKIKVDNHLFNKENLPSRFKFKEYCPMVFRNLRERFCIDDQDYQNSLTRSAPLNSDSQGRFGNRFLSSYDHHFVIKTVSSEDIAEMHNILKKYHQFIVECHGNTLLPQFLGMYRLTVDGVETYMVVTRNVFSHRLTVHRKYDLKGSTVSREASDKEKAKELPTFKDNDFLNEGQKLQIGDDNKKYFLEKLKRDVEFLATLKIMDYSLLVGIHDVDRAEQEEMDVEGVGEEEEYDNDGMGGGVLTGSFGTPPDSPGNPLNCGGFFGPGEFDPSVDVYAIKSHDCAVKKEVYFMAIIDILTHYDAKKKAAHAAKTVKHGAGAEISTVNPEQYSKRFYEFMSNILS from the exons ATTAACGAGTTAAGTAATGTGCCTGTACCAGTTATGCTGATGCCAGATGACTTTAAAGCCTACAGTAAGATCAAAGTGGACAACCACCTATTTAACAA AGAAAACCTGCCTAGTCGCTTTAAGTTCAAGGAGTACTGTCCCATGGTGTTCAGAAACCTGAGGGAGAGGTTCTGCATCGATGACCAGGACTACCAG AACTCTCTGACGAGGAGCGCCCCACTCAATAGCGACTCCCAAGGTCGCTTCGGCAACCGCTTCCTGTCCAGCTATGACCACCACTTTGTAATTAAAACCGTGTCCAGTGAGGACATCGCTGAGATGCACAACATCCTAAAGAAGTATCACCAG TTTATAGTGGAGTGTCATGGCAACACGCTGCTCCCTCAGTTCCTGGGCATGTACAGGCTAACGGTGGACGGGGTGGAGACGTACATGGTGGTGACCCGGAATGTATTCAGCCATCGCCTCACTGTACACCGCAAATATGACCTGAAG GGTTCTACGGTCTCGAGGGAAGCCAGCGACAAGGAGAAG GCTAAAGAACTCCCCACTTTTAAAGACAATGACTTCCTGAATGAAGGCCAGAAGCTGCAGATAGGAGATGACAACAAGAAGTACTTTTTGGAGAAGCTAAAGCGGGACGTTGAG ttccTGGCAACCCTAAAGATCATGGACTACAGTCTCCTGGTGGGGATCCATGACGTGGACCGGGCCGAGCAGGAGGAGATGGACGTGGAGGGcgtgggggaggaggaggagtatgACAACGACGGAATGGGTGGAGGCGTGCTCACCGGCTCGTTCGGCACGCCCCCCGACAGCCCCGGAAACCCTCTCAACTGCGGGGGATTCTTCGGCCCTGGGGAGTTTGACCCCTCTGTGGACGTTTACGCAATCAAGAGCCACGACT GTGCTGTGAAGAAGGAAGTGTACTTCATGGCTATCATCGACATCCTCACGCACTATGATGCTAAGAAAAAAGCTGCACATGCTGCCAAAACTGTGAAACACGGG GCGGGGGCCGAGATCTCGACGGTGAACCCGGAGCAGTACTCCAAACGGTTCTACGAGTTCATGTCCAACATCTTATCATAG